The proteins below come from a single Leptotrichia sp. oral taxon 223 genomic window:
- a CDS encoding Fic family protein — MFKISKIEIFKNFLEKESPLNKGILTKLENNLKTNFIYNSNAIEGSTLTLKETDIILQYGVTVKGKSLKEHEEVKGQEYALNFLKEVIKTNESLSLRLIREFHALVLNDDIENRGKFKKSNNEILGAGFETTPYYLVEEKLTELIEKFNSSENNDLIMRVAHFHADFEKIHPFIDGNGRTGRLLLNLELMKNGYPIIVIRNEDRDEYYTALETAQVESNYELLADFIEKSVENTFWMYYKYFDEDTKMKFEEYLKKNGINPKEVYQKRFQDYPETERDFPRDWDK, encoded by the coding sequence ATGTTTAAAATATCTAAAATTGAAATTTTCAAAAACTTTTTAGAAAAAGAAAGCCCCTTAAACAAGGGGATTTTGACAAAATTGGAAAACAATCTTAAAACAAATTTTATTTATAATTCAAATGCGATTGAAGGTAGCACTCTTACTTTGAAAGAAACGGATATTATTCTTCAATATGGGGTTACTGTGAAAGGGAAAAGTTTGAAAGAACATGAGGAAGTGAAGGGGCAGGAATATGCTCTTAATTTTCTCAAGGAAGTTATAAAAACAAATGAATCTTTATCGCTGAGGTTGATAAGAGAGTTTCATGCTCTTGTATTGAATGATGATATTGAGAATAGAGGAAAGTTTAAGAAAAGTAATAATGAAATTTTGGGTGCTGGATTTGAAACGACGCCTTACTATCTTGTTGAAGAGAAGCTGACAGAATTAATTGAAAAATTTAATAGTAGTGAAAATAATGATTTGATAATGAGGGTTGCTCATTTTCATGCTGATTTTGAAAAGATTCATCCATTTATTGATGGTAATGGACGGACTGGGAGATTACTCCTGAATTTGGAGCTTATGAAAAATGGTTATCCGATTATAGTTATACGAAATGAAGACAGAGATGAATACTATACTGCTTTGGAAACAGCACAAGTTGAATCAAATTACGAGTTGCTTGCTGATTTTATAGAAAAGAGTGTTGAAAATACTTTTTGGATGTATTATAAATATTTTGATGAAGATACAAAAATGAAGTTTGAAGAATATTTAAAAAAGAATGGAATTAATCCGAAAGAAGTTTATCAAAAGAGATTTCAGGATTATCCAGAAACAGAGAGGGACTTTCCAAGAGATTGGGATAAATAG
- the nrdF gene encoding class 1b ribonucleoside-diphosphate reductase subunit beta: MEKKIYEAVNWNTPENNYVEMFWEQNLKQFWIDTEYIPSKDIDSWNSLEPAMKLAYLHVLGGLTLLDTLQSHTGMPKIIDHIESLQNRSVLSYMCMMETIHAKSYSTIFTTVASTREINETFRWVQENPHLQYKANKIDGYYQKMNNPEASKREIAMALAASVYLETYLFYSGFFLPLWLAGQGEMVASCDIIKKIIADESIHGVFVGLLFQELYNSFSEEEKVDMRAELKKLMYDLYENEARYTDEIYGDIGLTGDVKEYIRYNANKALMNLGFEEEFEVKNVNPIVLNGLNVETTQHDFFSKKSTNYEKALEVVHLHDDDFKFDEEVNADELI; this comes from the coding sequence ATGGAGAAAAAAATATATGAAGCAGTAAACTGGAATACACCGGAAAATAATTATGTGGAGATGTTTTGGGAGCAGAATTTGAAGCAGTTTTGGATTGATACGGAGTATATTCCGTCGAAGGATATAGATAGTTGGAATTCGCTTGAGCCTGCGATGAAATTGGCGTATTTGCACGTGTTGGGAGGGCTTACGCTTTTGGATACGTTGCAGAGCCATACGGGGATGCCCAAGATTATTGATCATATTGAGTCGTTGCAAAATCGTTCGGTTCTTTCATATATGTGTATGATGGAAACGATTCATGCGAAGTCTTATTCAACAATATTTACAACGGTTGCGTCTACAAGGGAGATTAACGAAACATTCAGATGGGTTCAGGAAAATCCGCACTTGCAGTATAAAGCTAATAAAATTGACGGATATTATCAGAAAATGAACAATCCTGAGGCTTCAAAAAGAGAAATAGCGATGGCTCTGGCGGCTTCGGTTTATTTGGAAACATATTTGTTTTACAGCGGATTCTTTTTACCGCTTTGGCTTGCAGGACAGGGAGAAATGGTTGCAAGTTGCGATATAATCAAGAAAATCATTGCGGATGAGTCGATTCACGGAGTTTTTGTTGGATTATTGTTCCAGGAATTATATAATTCTTTCAGTGAAGAGGAAAAAGTTGATATGAGGGCTGAACTGAAAAAATTGATGTACGACTTGTACGAAAATGAAGCAAGATATACTGATGAAATTTATGGGGATATTGGGCTTACAGGCGATGTGAAGGAATACATCCGTTACAATGCGAACAAAGCCTTGATGAATCTAGGATTTGAAGAAGAATTTGAAGTGAAGAATGTAAATCCAATTGTGTTAAATGGTTTAAATGTGGAAACAACACAGCACGATTTCTTCTCGAAAAAATCTACGAATTATGAGAAAGCACTGGAAGTGGTACATTTGCATGATGATGACTTTAAGTTTGATGAAGAAGTGAATGCGGATGAATTGATTTAA
- a CDS encoding type II toxin-antitoxin system RelB/DinJ family antitoxin, whose protein sequence is MATVNTSIKIDEETKKEAQKLFKDLGLSLSAAINIFLKQAIREKGIPFYINSLPENSELAQAFEEAKKLRKILQIINRTVVQKKCLKMSWEKIKNKDHKLVNNYDGARECHITPDWLLIYEIVEDKLMLILLASGSHSELF, encoded by the coding sequence ATGGCAACAGTTAATACAAGTATAAAAATAGATGAAGAAACTAAAAAAGAAGCACAGAAATTATTTAAAGATTTAGGATTAAGCCTTAGTGCAGCAATTAATATATTTTTAAAACAAGCTATAAGAGAAAAAGGCATACCATTTTATATAAATTCTTTACCTGAAAATTCAGAATTGGCTCAAGCATTTGAAGAAGCTAAAAAATTAAGAAAAATCCTTCAAATTATAAATCGTACAGTAGTCCAGAAGAAATGTTTAAAGATGTCTTGGGAGAAGATTAAAAACAAGGATCATAAATTAGTCAATAATTATGACGGGGCAAGAGAATGTCATATAACTCCAGATTGGTTATTAATCTACGAGATAGTTGAAGATAAATTAATGTTGATTTTATTAGCATCAGGTAGTCATAGTGAACTATTCTAA